A window of Roseiflexus castenholzii DSM 13941 genomic DNA:
ATTCGTCGCGCGTCGAGTGACGTTGTTCGCTGTTGAATGGATGTCGTCATGGAAGTGCTCCTTTTCTGTCAGGTCAGGGGGGCAACCATCCCCCGATGACGTTGCAACCTTCTAATCTTCATACGGGTGGCGGGGAGCGGCACTCTGCCAGGGCGCGCCACCCCCGTTGCCGGGGGTACCGGCGGCGCTCTGCCGGGGCGCACCCCCCCCGCTGCCGGGGCGCGCCAGCGGCGTGCCTCTCCTTCTATCTGGAACGCGCGACGAGCACCCGATAAATGGTCAGGAACAGGACGCTGCCGCCGCTCGTCCAGTAGATCGCGCGCGCCAGGTCGCTCTGGCTGTCGCTGCCGCTCCAGATACCGTGCAGCAGCGCCAGCCCGAAAATGGCGAAACTGAGGAAGTGTATCAATCGCCACACCTTCCGTCCGATCCGGTCCTTGATGTAGAAACTCAAACCCACAATCGTCAAACCGTAGAATCCTAGCTGCCCAAGACCCACCCACAACGGCTCATATCCACTGTATTGAAATGGCACAAGCACCTGAATGAGCGTCGCCTGAATGTAGCGGTCGCCAAGCAGAATCAGGGCATGAAACAGGGCAAATGCCAGACCGAGCAGGCTGGCGTGCTGATGCAGATCGAATGCGGTCGGTCCACCGGGCCAGACGCGCGCCAGTTTGTTCGTCATCAGCAACCCAAAGACCATTGAAAGCCATAGAAGGATGTATGCAACAAATGCGCTACTGCGTGAGAGATACCAGTACGCTTTGGGTTCTGCGCCGAGCAGCGATGCGCTCAAGCCGGGCAACCAGGCGGGTAGCGCAACAATTGCCGCAAATGCGCCAAGAATCACTGCGAGCACAATACCAAGAAAGGTCTGAAACGCCATAGCCGGCGGCATGTCGGCAAATGCGTCGAGTTCGGGTGCGCGCTGCGGTCGTGACGATGCGTTTCGGTTGATGGAAGGCGTTTCCCCAACCACACTGCCGGCCCTCACGCTGCGTGGCGGTACCCCAGCAGACGCGCCTTCGACACTATTGGACGGTTGCGCCGCCCCACCACGTTTTGCGGCATTGGCTGCGCGGATGGCGGCCAGCCGCGCGGCTTTCTCATCACTCATAGACCACCTCCATATCTTCTGGCTCATGCCAGCGGAACTGTTCAAATGTCGCGGTGTGCAAGACTTCTTGCGCATCGGTTACAATCAGACTGGCAAGCCACGGGCGGGCGGATAGCCACTCCATGCCTGCTACGCTTCCCAAAATGACGACCACTTTCGCAGCAACTTCTGCTTCGAACAGAGACGGCGCGATGACCGTCACTGCCAGCACGTCGGTCTCAGCCGGCGCGCCGGTGCGCGGATCGATAATGTGATGCCGTTCGACGCTTCCCTGCCGCCAGCGCCGCACATCACGTCCTGATGTCGCAACGCCGCCGTCCGTTAGCAGCACGACATCAAGCGGCACATCCGGTTGAAACGGATTGGCGATGCCGATAGCCCATGGCTCTCCACCGGCGCGCGCGCCTCGCACCGCAATATCGCCGCCAGCATCGACGAGCGCCGGTCCGTGCGCCGCCAACCGCTGCGCTGCTCGGGTTGCCGCCCACCCTTTGGCGACGCCGTTCAGATCGAGGCGCATTCCCGGCGGCAATGCCACTGTGCGTCGCTGTGGGTCGAGCCGGATGGCGCGCCAGTCGCCGGACGCCGGGAGGCTCGCCGATGATTGTGCCGGAGCGCCAGCGGCGATCTGCGCAAAATCCCGGTCGTAGCCAGTCGCCTCTAGCGCCGTCAACACGGTCGGCGTCACCAGACCATCGCTGAGACGCGCTGCCACAAGTGCGTCGTTCAGCACTTCCCACAGCGTGCGGCTGGCGCGCACCCATCCCTCGCCAGCCCGCGTGTTGAGCGCCGAGAGTTCACTGTCGCTGCGGAAGCGGCTCAGGATGCGCTCCCATTCAGCGAACCAGCGCGGGACCGCGCGCAGCGTCCTCGTCGCCGCATCGTCGTTGCCGTCGAGAAAAGCGTGCATCTGGCATCCCATGGACTGAAAGGCAATCGATGGCACGGCGACCTCCTTTATCGCGATGACCGCGTGACAACGACCGGCGCCGGTCGCTGCGCCTGAACCGGCGGATTGACCCTCAACGGCGCGGACACCTCGCGCAGTACCGGAGGATTGGCAACAACGACCGGTGCAGGCGCTGCCGGAGCAACTGGCTGAGCAGACCCTGCTGCCGGAGCAACCGGCTGGATGTCTGCCGACTCCGGCGGCTGCGCAACCGCAATCAGCGGTGGCAGCGTCGGGATAACCGGCGGCTCACTCAACCAGGCAGGAGGCGGCGCGACGACCGCCGGCGCCTGGCTGAACGATTCGGTTGCTGTCGCCGCAGGCGGGTTCTGGATCGCCAGCAGTGCCCATCCTGTCAGCGTGGCGGCTATCGATGCCGTGCTGATGATCAGTTTGAATGTTTGTGACGGTATGCGTGTTCTAGTCATGGTTCCTTCTCTCTGGCAAGGGGCAGCCGTCTTCGCCACTAAGATGCATTCTGATGAATGGGGGCTTCCCTTGTCTTTTTCACTGCGCGCCGCATGACGGCAAGCGCCGGTTATCTCACGCGCCTGTCACTCTGCGCGCAGCGAAGGGTCTCGCCACAGATGGGGCGAGGCGATTCGCTCGCTACGACCCTGCCCTCCCGGTTACTTAAATCGGCGCTCAGTCGTCATCACTGCGCTTCTCATCATCGTCGCGCTTCTCCTCTTCCTTCGCCTTATCCAGTCGCGCATAGACGACTGCGCCATCCGATGCGGCGACATACACTTCTGCGCCATCGGTGAACTTCACCTCGTACACGTCAATGCCGCGCTCACGTTCAAATTCAACTTTGCGGATCTGACCGCCGCCGCGGTAAGCAAGTGCGATTTGAGCGGCCTGTTCGGCATTCACGGGTTGCGACGCAACGGGCTGTGCCAGCGTATTGGCGAGCACTGTGCCACTCTGAGCATCGACATAGACGGCGCCGGCATCAAACACGATTTCATAGGCTGGCGCGCCCTGATAGAGCACCAGTTCTGCCGGCTTGACCAGATAAGCGCCCTGCGCCAGGTTCTGGGCAATTGCCTGCGCCTGCTCCGCCGAGACGGGGTACGTCGGCGCGCTCTGTTGCGCTGCCGCCTGTTGTGCTGCCGCCTGTTGTGCTGCCGCCTGTTGTGCTGCCGCCTGTTGTGCTGCCGCCTGTTGTGCTGCCGCCTGTTGCTCAATCCGCCGATTTGCCTCTTCCAGCCGCTGATTCGCCTCGGTAATTCGCTGATTCGCCTCGTTCAGCGCTTGCCGGTACGCCGCCTCGCGCTCACGGATCAATGCCTCGACCGTGGGATCGAGCGCGACGGGTGCATCAGTCGGCGCTTGGGTCGGCGCCACAATAACATCGGTCGCCGACGGCACGGCGGTCTGCGTCACCCGCCCGACCAGCGCACCAATTATAACCAGCACGAATGCGGTCAAAGCTGCTGCGACTCCCAAAAGTGTTCTCTGATTCATACCTTGTCCTCCCAATGTTCTGTTCCGTCTGGACAGCATCATGTGCGTGTCTGATGGTGTTATACCGTTACTCGATTGGAAGAATCTTGGAACACCCGGCGATTTTTCCAATCTTTTTCCAATCTTTCTGCGTTATGCTGAACACAATCGAAACGAGGTGACGGAATGAAAATCTTATTGATAGAAGATGATCAACGGCTGGCGCGGCTGATTGCGCGGGTGTTGCGCGACGAACATCATCAGGTCGATGTCGTCCACGACGGCGACGCAGGGCAGGAGCATGCGTTGCGCGGCATCTACGAAGTGGCGATCATCGACTGGATGCTACCAGGGCGCGATGGTCCATCGATCTGTCGCGCAGTGCGCGCGGCGCGGCTGCCGACCGCGCTGCTGCTCCTGACGGCGCGCGGTCAGATTGAAGACAAAATGGTTGGCTTCGACAGCGGCGCCGACGATTACCTGGTGAAGCCGTTCGCATTTGAAGAATTACTGGCGCGGGTGCGGGCGCTGGGGCGACGCTTCACCCTGCAACCAGACGACCGCGACGAACTGCGCGTTGGCGATCTGGTGCTCGACCTGCGGCATCACACGGCGCGGCGCGGCGCGCGCCCACTCGATCTTACGCCGACAGAGTGGAACCTGCTCGAATACCTGATGCGCAACGCCGGACAGGCGCTATCGCGTCAGCAGATTCTTGATTATGTCTGGTCCTATGAGCACGACGTTCAACCGCAGATGGTCGACGTCTACATCGCCTATCTGCGGCGCAAACTGAACGCCCCCGGCGAACGCGACCCGATTGTGACGGTGCGCGGCGTTGGGTACCGATTGGAGGAAAGCCGTGTTTAGCGGGTTGCGCTTGCGACTCTCGCTGGTATATGCGCTTGCGGCGCTGATCCTCGTCGTGCTGATCGGCGGCGGCGCGTACCTGGTGGTGGCGCGCTATTTCTCGAACGTCACCGACCTGGCGCTGCGCCACAAAATGGCGCACGAGTTTCATGCGCTTGGCGCGCCGCTGCCTCCTGATCTGGCAAACGCCGACCGCGACTGGTCGGTGATTCGCAGAGAGATTGCGCCGCTTCCCTTTGTTCAGTCCAACCCGCAGGTCGAGCGGCGCGAAGAGGAAGAGAAAATCAGACCAGGCGACGACGAACGCGGGGATGCAGAACTCCCGCGCGCCCTGACAACGCCGGTCGATGCGGCGGAACTGGCGGCGATCGTTGTCCTGCCTTTGGATTCATCGGGACGATTGCTCTTCAACCCAAACAATCTCGACCTGCCGCTGGAACCCGACCAGGTTGCGTTTCAGGCGGCGCTGGCGAGAGGCAGCGATCTGCGCACGATCACAATGAATGACGGACGGCGGGCGCGCCTGCTGACCTATCGCCTTACCCGCGCCGACGGACCGGCAGCGTTGCAACTGGCGCGTGAACTGAGCGATCAGGAGCAGGTGTTAAGCCAGTTGATGCTGGGGTTGATCGGTCTGGGAGCATTCAGTATGGCGCTGGTCGGCGCGGCAAGTTGGTGGCTGGCGGGGCGCGCATTGCGTCCGGCACAGGAAGCGTGGGAGCGGCAGCAGCGCTTCATTGCCAGCGCCAGTCATGAATTGCGCGCGCCGCTCACCCTCATTCGCGCCAGCGCCGAGGTTGCGTTGCGCGACACTCCCTCAGATACAGCAGATCAGTACGAACTGCTGGGCGATATTCTGGCAGAAAGTGACCATATGCGCCGCCTGGTCGATGACCTGCTGACCCTTACCCGCCTCGACAGTGGGCAACTCAAACTGGTGATAGAGCCGGTTAATCTGGCAGATCTGCTGAGCAGGGTACACCGCCAGGTCGCGCGCCTGGGAGAACAACGGGGTATCACCATCGAACTCACGACTGTCGGCGGAGTCGTTCAGGCAGACGCCGAGCGTCTGCAACAGGTTCTGTTGATTGCGCTCGACAACGCGCTGCGCCACACCCCCTCCGGCGGAACGATCACCCTCGCTGCGGCGCCGACAGGACGCATGGTTCAGATCACCGTCACCGACACCGGTAGTGGCATCGCGCCGGAACACCTGCCGCACATCTTCGAACGGTTCTATCGGGCGGATCCGGCGCGCGGGCGGGAGAACGGCAACGCCGGGCTGGGTCTTTCCATCGCCAAAGGACTGGTCGAGGCAATGCACGGGCGCATCACGGTGACGAGCGCCCTCGGCGCCGGCACAACCGTGTCAGTTGCGCTGCCGCAAGGTGAGACGACCGTCGCTGCCAATGACCTGTGACCATCCGGCATGGTCACTGTAATGGTTCGTGCACTGGCGCTTCAGCAGAGACCGTCGCTGCCAATGACCTGTGACCATCCGGCATGGTCACCCCGAGCAGCGCGAGGGGTCGTGCGCGACCCGCTTCGATTCCTCGCTGCGCTCGGAATGACCCGTCGCTGCGCTCGGAATGACACGCATGCGGCATCTTCAATCGTCATTGGTAGCGTCCCAATTTGAGCACCCGCAGCAACCGGAAGAGCCGCAACGCACGCAGAAAACGCAGGTCAATCGCAAAAAACCACAGATAGAAGGGCAGAAACGCGAGGGGATCGATAATGACCATCGGCGTAAGCGCGTACTTCACTCGCCCCAGCACCGGGTGGGCATAGCGCGCATCCGCTGTGCACGCCCACAACTTGACGATATACTTGACAGTGAAGGCGGCGACCGAGAAGACCTCGAACGCAGAGAAGAACCCTGCGAAGCGTCCACCAATCTCCTCGACGCTTGCGATGACGACTGCCAGGACATTCAGAAGAATGAGCGCCATCATGCCCGTGTCATACCAGTCGAGCACGGGCGAATGGCTGTCCGAGTCGTAAGAAACCTCGACCAGTTCCCAGATGCGTGATTGTGCGCGGTTCATTAGCGTGGAATGAAATCAGTCTCCGGTCCCAGACTGCGCACAAACGCAGCGATCAGGCGCGCGGCATGTTCAACGTCGCTCAGCGCGATCATTTCGTTGGGTGAGTGCATGTAGCGGTTCGGGATCGACACAACGCCGGTAGCGACACCGCCACGCGCGATGTGAATGGCATCGGCGTCGGTGCCGGTGTAGCGCGGGTTGATCTGCACGCTGTACGGAATGCCCTCGCGCTCGGCGACCGCCACGAGCATATCGTACACCACCGGGCTGTTGGCAGAACCGCGCGACAGCACCGGTCCGCCACCCAACCGCACGTTGCCATACTGCTTCCGATCCGCATTGGGGTGATCGGTGGCAAACGTCACATCCACCGCAATCGCCACCTGCGGTTCGAAACTGAACGCTGCGGTGCGCGCTCCCGCAAAGGTGATCTCCTCTTGCGATGTCGCCACTGCTGCCACCGTCGCGCGCGGGCGGTCGCGCGCCAGCAGGCGCAGCGCTTCCAGCACGGTGAACGCGCCAATCCGGTCGTCGATGCTGCGTGAGACAACCTTTCCACCCGGCAGATCGTAGATCGGCGCATCGATCACTCCAGCAGCGCCGACACGCACGAGCGCCTCGGCTTCTGCCCGGTTCGCCGCACCAATATCGATCCAGAGGTCTTCAATCTTGCTGGCTTTTTCCCGTTCCTCGGATTTCATCTGGTGGATGGGTTTCTTCCCGATCACGCCGATTACATCGCCGGCGCGCCCCAGCAACCGCACCCGCTGCCCGACGAGCACCTGCGGGTCCCACCCGCCAATCGGCGAAAACCAGAGGAAGCCATCGTCGTCGATATAACTGACCATCACCCCAATCTCGTCGATATGTCCGGCGAGCAGCACGCGCGGCGCGCCCCCTTCGAGCACAGCATACGAACTCCCGCGCACATCGGCATAGACCCGGTCAGCAAAGGTTTCGGCTTCGCGTCGCCAGACGCGCCCGGCGGCGACTTCTTCACCGGAAGGACCAGGAGTGGCGAGCAGTTGCTTCAAAAAGGCAAGCGAATGGTTGTTCATTATCGTTCCTTATTTCCTCAAAACGCACGCGCTAAACGTGTATCGTTCGTTTTGGACATCCTGATGCCCAAAATGCCGCTTCGCTCCACTCGGCGCACTCTCTCCACCCCGATGGCAGGGAAAGCAGAGGTAAAGATCAGGATGAAACAATCCCTCTGCCCCTGAAAAACGCGACACTTGAAGAGATTGTCCGCGCCCGCTGTCGCCGGATGGGTATAGCCTGGCATGTGCGTCATTGTACCGCAGATATACCGTCTTTGGAGCAGAATCTGTTCTCATCGAGCGGCCACCGTGAATGAGACATCAGGATCGCGCCGGTAAAGCGGAACGCTGACGCAGCGTGCCGCGATCGGAAAAAGCCGGTCTCATCTTCGAGGGTTGGCTGCGAGGCAGTATCACCAGCGATGCGACAACCAACATCATCCATCACCACATGGAAAGGTCCGGTTATAATAGAAGCGCACTGTGTTAGCGGGTCAGCATACACGACTGAGTCAGTGCAACACCTCGAGCGTGCTGATGGGTGCGCGAACCTGGCAAACGAGGAGACGACAATCTGTGCGCCTGAAAAATCTGATCACTGCTGTCGATCTGCATGCCTGCGGCGAACCTGGAAGGGTTATCATCGGCGGAGTGCTGGACGTACCAGGACGAACCATGTTTGAGAAGATGAAATTCTTCGAAGAGCACCTCGATGATATCCGTCTGCGTCTATTGCGCGAGCCTCGCGGATATCCGGCTCTATGCGCAAATGTCATCCTGCCGCCTGCACACCCCGATGCTCAGGCAGGCTTTATCATTATGGAGCAGGCGGAATATCCCCCCATGTCAGGAACGAATACCATCTGCGTCGCTACCACACTGCTGGAAACGGGCATGTTGCCAATGACTGAGCCGGTCACAGAGTTTATTCTGGAAGCTCCTGCCGGTTTGATCGGCGTCAAAGCAGAATGTCGTGATGGAAAAGTGACGCGAGTGACATTTCGTAACGTGCCAGCGTTCGCCGTTCATCTCGACGTGAGCATCGAGGTTCCGCGCGTAGGAACCGTCAAGGTTGATGTCGCGTGGGGCGGCATGTTCTACGTGATCGCGGATGCTTCCCAATTCGGCTTACGCCTGACTCCCGATGAAGGACGGGACATCACCCGCATCAGCGAAATGATCAGGGCTGCGACCCGTGAACAATATCCGGTCGTTCATCCAGACAACCCGGCAATCGTAGGACCAACCATCTCACAGATTTCTGGTCCGCCTTCCCACCCACAGGCTCACTACAAAAACGTGGTCACGCTTTCCACAGGCACCTTTGACTGGAACAACCCTTCCACCTGGACTGGCGTCATCGACCGTTCTCCCTGCGGCACCGGCACATCGGCCAAAATGGCGACCCTCTACGCGCGCGGACGGTTAGGGCTGCACACCGATTTTCACCACGAAGGCATTCTTGGCACGCTGTTTACCGGACGATTGATCGAGGAGACGCAGGTAGGACCATACAAAGCTGTCGTGTCCACCATCAGCGGCGCCGCCTGGATCACCGCCATCAGCCAGTTTGTCTTGGACCCATCTGACCCCTATCCCAATGGATTTACGGTCGGTGACATCTGGTAACAGTTGATATTGGGACGCACTGTTTACCGGACGACCGGAAGAGACGCACATGGAACCGTACCACGGCAGCGTCCACCTTCATCGCGAAAGAAACTTTGACGCCTGCCGCCAGAGACAACCATCACCTGATCGCATGGGGTAGCGGCCGCTCCACCGACAGTTCCGCCCGCTGCCGGTCGAGCGCCTGGCGCGCCTGATCCAGGCGACGCGCAGCTTCTGCCATGGTGAGCGCCGCGCGGTTGGCGTCTTCGGCGCGGAAGCCGCTGTAGAACGCCAGCATGTGGTCGAGCGCCGTCAGTTCCAGTTCCAGCCCTTGCAGATAGAGCACATGGGCCTCGGCGAGCGTTTGAGGCGGTTCGAGCGCCGCGATCACGGCATATGCCTGCTCGATCTCATCCCGCAGTCGCTGCGCCGATGTCGCGTGGACGATCGACGATCCGCCAGGGCGGCTCGTGGCGTTGCGGTACGACTCGATGGCGCCGCGCAATCGGGCGCGCGGCTCTTCAAGGCGGCTGAGGTACGCCAGCGTCGCCGCCTCGCGCTCCGCAGCCAGTTCCGGCTCAAGGATCGCCGGCACAACGAGAACTCGAGCGGCAGCATCGTCCACCGATTGCGCCTGCGTCTCGGCAGCGCTCACTCGCCGCGCCAACTCTGCGGCAACGAGCGCCTCGTTCCGTTCGACGGCAGTACGAAGCGCATAATTGAGCGCCAGTGTAAGCAAGAGCAGCAGGACCGGCATTATCCAGAGCAGCGCGCGCGCCCGCCCCATCTCCTGGCGCGAATGACGCCAACCGACCCACCAGGACTCAGCATGATCGGATGACGGCGACGATCGCGGAGCCAGACGACGGAATGCGCTCGCTATGCGAGACCGCCACGAAATCGGCGTTTCCTGCACCACACCATCAGTCGGGGAGTCGGTTGGCGCCGCCGGCGCCACGCGTGCAAACGAAGCCGTGATCGCCGTATCGTCATCACGCAGCAACTGGCGGCTGTTCAGCCATTCCAGCCCGCGCCGGGCGCGCTCGTTGTGCGGATTAATCGCCAGCGCCGAGCGCAGGCAGAACGCGATGTCCTTTGGATCATCGAGCACGCCGGATAGCCACAACCACCCCATTTCGTGCTGCGGGTCGAGCTGCACGACGCGCGACAACAACACCGCCGCCAACCGTCGCTGACCGCCGCGCGCCGCCGCCACTCCGCGCACAAAGAGTTGCGCCGCCTCGCGCTCATTCGCTTTGATCTCCGACTTGATCATCAATGCTCCGGCAAAAGGCGACTCAACACCCGCTGCGACTCATACGGGTCCTGGAGCAGGCGCGCGCGAATGATCTCCCAGTTGCGCGGGTCTTCGCCGCCGAGCCGCCAGATCGCAATCCCCGCCAGATCGAGTTCCTGCACCAGGCGCAGTTTTGCGTCGAGACCGCTGCTCGTAGCGAACCAGACCTCACGCCGTCCTTCGGTGCGCGAACTGTAGGTGATCCAGTTTTCCTGCACCAGACCATTCTGATTGCTCTCCATGAGATTGACCGACAGGCGGTAGGTTTGAATGATCTCATTAATCATCGCCCACGTCTGCCCGCGCGCATTGCCGCTGCCGTCACGGGACCAGTTGTAGCCGTAGAACGGCACGCCGATCACCACCTTCGCCGGATCAACGACCGTCACCGCGTAGCGCGCCACCCGTTCGACCCAATAGACCGGCGCCACCGGACCAGGACCGCCGCCGCGCCAGTGGTAATCGTAGGTCATAATGCGCAACCGGTCAACCACCTGACCGATCACAGCCCAATCCTGAAAACCTCCCAGTCCGCAATAATCACAATCTTTCGCATGAACAGCGACCGTCAGCAGTTTGCCATGCGCATGCAGCGCATCCGCCAGTTCCAGAATAAAGGCGCTATAGTCATCGCGCAGACTGCTGCTGAGAAACTCATAGTCGATATCGATCCCGTCGTAGCCATAGGTCAACACCTCATCGACGATCTGCTGCACGTGGTACGACCGCAGGCGCGGATTGCGCAGAATGCCCGGCACCGGGTCTTCGCCGGTAACGACGTTGTGGACGGTTGGAATGACGAGGACGTTTTTGCCATGCGCCAGTTCGAGCAGCGTGCGGTCGCGCGCCTCGCGCCCAAACCGCAGCTCGCCGCCAGGCGACGGCGAGTACCAGAACGGGCTGATCTCATCGAGAATATCGGCATTCGCCTCAAACGACTCACGATTTTCGGAGCCGAACGAGTTGGGGAGCCAGGCAGCAATATAACGTCCGGTCTTCGGATGAAACCAGCCATCTTCTGCGTCAAGTTCCGGCGTCATGAGGGGAACGACAGTTGCCTGCACCGGCGGCATCGATGTGGGCGCCGCTACCCGCGTTGCCGCGACGGGCGTCACCACTGCGACGGTCGTTGGCGTCGGAAAGATCGGCGGCTCAGTGGCGCGCCGGGCAAGACTCACCGTATCGACGACCAGCAATGCCCAGACGATCAGCGCCACAGCATAGAGCGATGCAGCCAGCGGTGACGAAAAAACGTGTCGCATGAGAGAATACGAGCAAAAGGCGCTCGCTCAGTAAGCGTCCAGTTCATGGAGTCGCTCATCGCTGATGCCGAAAAAGTGAGCAATTTCGTGCAGCACGGTGCGCCGCACTTCTTCGCGCAGCGCATCACGGGAAGGGAAATCGCGCACCAATGGCGCCTGAAAGATCGTAATGACATCGGGCAAAAGCGGTTCGCCTCCGGCCCGCTCGGTGAGCGGCACACCCTCATACAGACCATAGATCGTCTGCCAGGGGCGCAAGCCAAGCGCACGCCGCTGTTCACGGGTAGGGCGCATTTCGATGCGCACCTCGACATTGTGCAGATAGCCGGCAAACTCTGGCGGCAGCGAGTCGAGCGCCTCGATAACGATTGACTCGAAGGTTTCGCGGTCCATACGCTTCCATCGCCCAACGACAATACTCAACAGGCATTATACGCGGGCGAAGGAACAGGCGTCAAGGGTTTTTACCGCACGTGAGGCGACTCAACGGTAAAGAGGCGGCGGTTGACGGCGACAATCGTCAGAAGACGGAAACCGGTTGATGCGCCGGATGATCGGCAAGCGCTTCAGCCAGGCGCGTCAATCCCCGGTGTTGCAGCGCCTTTACCGACCCGACCGTGCGCCCAAGCGACTCGGCGATCTCGGCAAGGGTGCGATCCTCATCGAAGCGCAGGCGTAGCACCAGGCGCTGATCGCGGGTCAGCACCCGCATCACGCTCCGAAGTTCATGGTAGGCAATGCGGGAAATGACCGCCTCATCGGGAGGTTCGAGCGCATGCGGCGCACTCTCATCGAGCGGCACCGACGGACGCCGCCGCGCCTGACGCAGCATATCCATTGTTCGCGCGTAGGCAATGCGGTAGAGCCAGGCAGAGAAGGGCCAACCACGATCCTCGTAACGATCCAGACCTTCCAGCATTTTGACGAATACATCGCTGCACACATCTTCAGCCAGCACCGGATCACCCAGGCGCGACACAATGTACCGGCGCACCTGCGGCGCATAGCGTTCGTACAACATGCTGATGGCATCGGCGTCTCCCGCCTTGGCGCGCGCAATAATCTGCGCTTCGCTTTCGTTGCGACTGTCGGTTGGTGGAGATGGGTA
This region includes:
- a CDS encoding M42 family metallopeptidase, producing the protein MNNHSLAFLKQLLATPGPSGEEVAAGRVWRREAETFADRVYADVRGSSYAVLEGGAPRVLLAGHIDEIGVMVSYIDDDGFLWFSPIGGWDPQVLVGQRVRLLGRAGDVIGVIGKKPIHQMKSEEREKASKIEDLWIDIGAANRAEAEALVRVGAAGVIDAPIYDLPGGKVVSRSIDDRIGAFTVLEALRLLARDRPRATVAAVATSQEEITFAGARTAAFSFEPQVAIAVDVTFATDHPNADRKQYGNVRLGGGPVLSRGSANSPVVYDMLVAVAEREGIPYSVQINPRYTGTDADAIHIARGGVATGVVSIPNRYMHSPNEMIALSDVEHAARLIAAFVRSLGPETDFIPR
- a CDS encoding ferric reductase-like transmembrane domain-containing protein, whose amino-acid sequence is MSDEKAARLAAIRAANAAKRGGAAQPSNSVEGASAGVPPRSVRAGSVVGETPSINRNASSRPQRAPELDAFADMPPAMAFQTFLGIVLAVILGAFAAIVALPAWLPGLSASLLGAEPKAYWYLSRSSAFVAYILLWLSMVFGLLMTNKLARVWPGGPTAFDLHQHASLLGLAFALFHALILLGDRYIQATLIQVLVPFQYSGYEPLWVGLGQLGFYGLTIVGLSFYIKDRIGRKVWRLIHFLSFAIFGLALLHGIWSGSDSQSDLARAIYWTSGGSVLFLTIYRVLVARSR
- a CDS encoding FAD:protein FMN transferase, translating into MPSIAFQSMGCQMHAFLDGNDDAATRTLRAVPRWFAEWERILSRFRSDSELSALNTRAGEGWVRASRTLWEVLNDALVAARLSDGLVTPTVLTALEATGYDRDFAQIAAGAPAQSSASLPASGDWRAIRLDPQRRTVALPPGMRLDLNGVAKGWAATRAAQRLAAHGPALVDAGGDIAVRGARAGGEPWAIGIANPFQPDVPLDVVLLTDGGVATSGRDVRRWRQGSVERHHIIDPRTGAPAETDVLAVTVIAPSLFEAEVAAKVVVILGSVAGMEWLSARPWLASLIVTDAQEVLHTATFEQFRWHEPEDMEVVYE
- a CDS encoding proline racemase family protein; the protein is MRLKNLITAVDLHACGEPGRVIIGGVLDVPGRTMFEKMKFFEEHLDDIRLRLLREPRGYPALCANVILPPAHPDAQAGFIIMEQAEYPPMSGTNTICVATTLLETGMLPMTEPVTEFILEAPAGLIGVKAECRDGKVTRVTFRNVPAFAVHLDVSIEVPRVGTVKVDVAWGGMFYVIADASQFGLRLTPDEGRDITRISEMIRAATREQYPVVHPDNPAIVGPTISQISGPPSHPQAHYKNVVTLSTGTFDWNNPSTWTGVIDRSPCGTGTSAKMATLYARGRLGLHTDFHHEGILGTLFTGRLIEETQVGPYKAVVSTISGAAWITAISQFVLDPSDPYPNGFTVGDIW
- a CDS encoding response regulator transcription factor yields the protein MKILLIEDDQRLARLIARVLRDEHHQVDVVHDGDAGQEHALRGIYEVAIIDWMLPGRDGPSICRAVRAARLPTALLLLTARGQIEDKMVGFDSGADDYLVKPFAFEELLARVRALGRRFTLQPDDRDELRVGDLVLDLRHHTARRGARPLDLTPTEWNLLEYLMRNAGQALSRQQILDYVWSYEHDVQPQMVDVYIAYLRRKLNAPGERDPIVTVRGVGYRLEESRV
- a CDS encoding ion transporter yields the protein MNRAQSRIWELVEVSYDSDSHSPVLDWYDTGMMALILLNVLAVVIASVEEIGGRFAGFFSAFEVFSVAAFTVKYIVKLWACTADARYAHPVLGRVKYALTPMVIIDPLAFLPFYLWFFAIDLRFLRALRLFRLLRVLKLGRYQ
- a CDS encoding sensor histidine kinase produces the protein MFSGLRLRLSLVYALAALILVVLIGGGAYLVVARYFSNVTDLALRHKMAHEFHALGAPLPPDLANADRDWSVIRREIAPLPFVQSNPQVERREEEEKIRPGDDERGDAELPRALTTPVDAAELAAIVVLPLDSSGRLLFNPNNLDLPLEPDQVAFQAALARGSDLRTITMNDGRRARLLTYRLTRADGPAALQLARELSDQEQVLSQLMLGLIGLGAFSMALVGAASWWLAGRALRPAQEAWERQQRFIASASHELRAPLTLIRASAEVALRDTPSDTADQYELLGDILAESDHMRRLVDDLLTLTRLDSGQLKLVIEPVNLADLLSRVHRQVARLGEQRGITIELTTVGGVVQADAERLQQVLLIALDNALRHTPSGGTITLAAAPTGRMVQITVTDTGSGIAPEHLPHIFERFYRADPARGRENGNAGLGLSIAKGLVEAMHGRITVTSALGAGTTVSVALPQGETTVAANDL
- a CDS encoding PepSY domain-containing protein, which codes for MNQRTLLGVAAALTAFVLVIIGALVGRVTQTAVPSATDVIVAPTQAPTDAPVALDPTVEALIREREAAYRQALNEANQRITEANQRLEEANRRIEQQAAAQQAAAQQAAAQQAAAQQAAAQQAAAQQSAPTYPVSAEQAQAIAQNLAQGAYLVKPAELVLYQGAPAYEIVFDAGAVYVDAQSGTVLANTLAQPVASQPVNAEQAAQIALAYRGGGQIRKVEFERERGIDVYEVKFTDGAEVYVAASDGAVVYARLDKAKEEEKRDDDEKRSDDD